In one Rutidosis leptorrhynchoides isolate AG116_Rl617_1_P2 chromosome 8, CSIRO_AGI_Rlap_v1, whole genome shotgun sequence genomic region, the following are encoded:
- the LOC139862795 gene encoding uncharacterized protein — protein MIVVDGMLLVVYKAHDRKLHNVSNTHPPVNKPCQNNHPPTNKFTDDRKFSEVTAPQAQNESNKSSGFEPKYLGGRDVMLIFDDKKLALDVLNTSKLNENRNPLWNWFDDIQPWDPDEYSHPGRLVWVEIKGVPFTCWFESTFNDIAKEWGEIIEQKNCSIDEKGSQDLSSGKVLIITRSLEPIYGRALINHGSTSTYAFVSEINEPTIEFNSMDNESSVWDDDVLSDDYASDEESLMDGNQIFEGYATQKSPKNMFNTNDTSDNNSGTENIPPSDGSSLSNSKRFAACKFPKNLDDTNSNSEPKDNGNNEHVVSSDYDHVSETDTGDDNLSSPISGNQNSPHTSHDLHNSTSEPNPNPLNETTPPTIPISPIQIMNNLQSLNSAKPNIDLHAPITNPINLSSPNPPHNEPVPLTQPNHETNPSNSNFDGSCDVSNKADTDSSSGIPSSTHDCPINIDDNVTSNPTLAEIRSNEKKKRLHAKKEKKKSHRTSDLEFKKIARNQPKPPHHSTLAEPSRKAPQSKFLYIKHCARSGQKLKFGQLNRKCSSTSNPNSTLNIPKKSGSKNASGSSTSTNEFGTGIGIRWNAEH, from the exons ATGATTGTTGTTGATGGTATGCTTCTTGTAGTTTACAAAGCTCATGACAGAAAATTGCACAACGTGTCCAATACTCATCCTCCTGTGAACAAACCGTGTCAGAATAATCATCCGCCAACAAACAAGTTCACTGATGATCGCAAATTCTCCGAAGTCACTGCCCCTCAGGCTCAAAATGAATCGAACAAAAGCTCAG GATTTGAGCCTAAATACCTAGGTGGTCGTGATGTTATGCTTATCTTTGATGACAAAAAATTGGCTCTCGATGTTTTAAACACTAGCAAACTGAACGAAAATAGGAACCCCTTGTGGAATTGGTTTGATGACATCCAACCTTGGGATCCTGATGAATACTCCCATCCTGGGCGTTTAGTTTGGGTTGAAATCAAAGGGGTACCGTTTACATGTTGGTTTGAATCAACGTTCAATGACATTGCTAAAGAATGGGGTGAAATAATTGAACAAAAAAATTGTTCCATTGATGAGAAAGGTTCACAAGATTTATCTTCAGGAAAGGTTCTCATCATTACTAGATCACTTGAACCCATTTACGGTCGTGCCCTTATCAATCACGGGTCTACATCTACATATGCTTTTGTTTCTGAAATCAACGAACCTACGATTGAGTTTAACTCCATGGATAACGAATCATCAGTTTGGGATGATGATGTACTATCTGATGATTATGCTTCGGACGAAGAATCCCTCATGGATGGTAACCAAATATTTGAAGGTTATGCGACACAAAAATCGCCAAAAAACATGTTCAATACCAACGACACTAGCGACAACAATTCTGGCACCGAAAATATACCACCTTCGGATGGGTCGTCTTTGTCTAACTCGAAGAGATTTGCTGCCTGCAAGTTTCCAAAAAATCTTGATGACACTAATTCGAACTCTGAGCCTAAAGATAATGGTAATAATGAACATGTTGTTTCATCAGATTATGATCATGTTTCGGAAACGGACACAGGTGATGATAACTTATCGTCCCCTATAAGCGGTAATCAGAACAGTCCCCATACATCCCATGATTTACACAACTCGACATCTGAACCCAACCCCAATCCTCTAAACGAGACTACACCTCCAACCATACCTATTAGCCCAATTCAGATTATGAATAACCTACAATCCTTGAACTCCGCTAAGCCCAATATCGATCTCCATGCTCCTATAACAAACCCAATAAACCTATCTTCTCCTAACCCACCTCATAACGAACCCGTCCCTTTAACCCAACCAAACCACGAAACCAATCCTTCTAATTCTAACTTTGATGGAAGCTGTGATGTGTCAAATAAGGCTGATACAGACAGCTCCTCAGGGATCCCTTCATCCACTCATGATTGTCCAATTAATATTGACGACAATGTGACTTCTAATCCAACACTAGCCGAGATTCGATCTAACGAAAAGAAGAAACGTTTGCATGcgaagaaagaaaaaaagaaaagtcATCGAACTAGCGACCTTGAATTCAAAAAAATCGCACGGAATCAACCAAAACCGCCTCACCATTCTACGCTAGCTGAACCGAGTAGAAAAGCACCGCAATCCAAATTCCTATATATTAAACATTGTGCACGTAGCGGACAAAAACTGAAATTCGGTCAACTTAACCGCAAATGTAGCTCGACATCTAATCCCAACTCTACACTGAATATTCCCAAAAAATCGGGCTCAAAAAATGCATCTGGAAGCAGCACAAGTACAAATGAATTTGGTACAGGTATCGGAATCCGATGGAATGCGGAACATTAG